AGAGAAGACCAAGAATAAGTATTAATGGTAATAAAGCTTTTATAATATCAAAGAATGTCATTAATAAATATCCTTTAATCTTTGTGCAGGGTCTACAAGAGCAGTAATTCTTATACCAAAATGTTTATCGATTACTACCACTTCACCTTCTGCAATCTTTTTATTATTAACAAAAACATCAACAGGTTCACTTGCTAATTTTTCAAGTTCAATAACATAACCTCTTTCAAGTTCGAGAATATCTTTAATTTGCATTTGAGTTCTACCTAATTCGATATAGACATTTAGAGGCAAATCCTTAAGAAGATTCAATTTTTCTTCGGCACCACCTAAAGTACGGGTAGAATCATCAAATTCATCAAATTGTGCTAACGATGCCTGAAAGGAATCTTCCTGATTTTCTAAATTATCTAAAGTAGTATTGTTAATATTATTTTCACTCATAACAGCCTCATCTGGATTTTTTTTCGAATATTTTTTCAGTTACTTTAACTGCTTTATGATTATTTGAGATACCAGCTCTTCCTAAAAACAAAATTCTATCACCTGTTTTAACTTTAACTTCTTCGTCAATTTTGTTTTTCAGTTTAATAATATCTCCAACTTCAAGTTCCATTAATTCTTTAAGAGAAATTTTTGTTGTACCAAATTCTACCTTTATTGGAATTAATGTTTTTGTTAAATGTTTTGTAAGAACTTCGCGAGATGTAACTCCAAAATATTTCGTAGTACGAATTGAAGACAACTTTTGAGTAGTCATCTTCGATAAAATTGCATCAAAAGCAAAAGTAGCAAAGCATAAATTCATTAAATATGATTGATCACCTATCACAAGTTCAAAGGAAATTAATAAAACGGATTCGCTTTGTGATGTTATTTGAGCAAAATCAATATCAGGTTCAAATCTTTCAACTACAAATTCAAGATTATCAATCATCTGCCAGGCTTTGTTTAGATCATACATTACTCTATCAACTATTACACGAAGTACTTTTTGTTCAATTGGAGTAATTACTTTTACTTGCTTTGTTCCTGTTCCACTTCCACCAAGTAGTTTATCGACAAATAAAAAGGCGAGGTCATTATTAATCTCCAGTATACCTTTAATATCAGTATTTTTAATTTCGAAAGTAAACAAACAGGCTGGATTTGAAACCGAGAGAACATATTCTGAATAGTAGATTTGATCTACAGTGGCAACATTAATACTTACAGTTGTTTGAAGTTTAGTTACAAGGAAAGAAGTAAAACTTTCGGCAAAGTTATCGCAAATGCTCCTGATGATTCGAAGTTGATTCTTCGAAATCCTGTTTGGAAGTCTGAAGTCAAAAAGTACTGCTTCTTTTTCAGGAGTGGTTTCTACTTTTTGAGTTTGACCACTTTTTAGGTTATTGAGCAGTTGGTCAATTTCTTGTTGCGATAATATCTCTGCCATAATTATTGTAAAATATACTTACTGAAATAAACGTTATTAATTTTTACATCTGGAATTAATTGAGTAATCTTTTGAGAAATTTCCATTCGTAAAGTATCACGATATAATGCATCGCTAAGGTGTGTCATATCCTTACTACTCAATACTGAAATTACAGCATCTTTAACGAGCACTTCTTTTTCTTTTAGCTCTTTTTGATTTTGATCTGTGAGAAGGTCGAAGCCAATGGAAGTAAGTAAAAGTCGTTTACCATCTGTTCCGGCTGGGTTTATTATTAAATCTTCAACAACATACACATACTTACCGAGTTCAAGATGTTTAATTGAATCGTTCGCATT
This is a stretch of genomic DNA from Rosettibacter firmus. It encodes these proteins:
- the fliM gene encoding flagellar motor switch protein FliM, with the protein product MAEILSQQEIDQLLNNLKSGQTQKVETTPEKEAVLFDFRLPNRISKNQLRIIRSICDNFAESFTSFLVTKLQTTVSINVATVDQIYYSEYVLSVSNPACLFTFEIKNTDIKGILEINNDLAFLFVDKLLGGSGTGTKQVKVITPIEQKVLRVIVDRVMYDLNKAWQMIDNLEFVVERFEPDIDFAQITSQSESVLLISFELVIGDQSYLMNLCFATFAFDAILSKMTTQKLSSIRTTKYFGVTSREVLTKHLTKTLIPIKVEFGTTKISLKELMELEVGDIIKLKNKIDEEVKVKTGDRILFLGRAGISNNHKAVKVTEKIFEKKSR
- the fliN gene encoding flagellar motor switch protein FliN, which translates into the protein MSENNINNTTLDNLENQEDSFQASLAQFDEFDDSTRTLGGAEEKLNLLKDLPLNVYIELGRTQMQIKDILELERGYVIELEKLASEPVDVFVNNKKIAEGEVVVIDKHFGIRITALVDPAQRLKDIY
- a CDS encoding flagellar basal body-associated FliL family protein, encoding MEQEKNQNIAEQAEERVKESGSKGFNAKILLIGLPLFIIQLIAVYFITANILLPKIQSHTSSVAVDSVENGEANANDSIKHLELGKYVYVVEDLIINPAGTDGKRLLLTSIGFDLLTDQNQKELKEKEVLVKDAVISVLSSKDMTHLSDALYRDTLRMEISQKITQLIPDVKINNVYFSKYILQ